In a single window of the Panthera leo isolate Ple1 chromosome A1, P.leo_Ple1_pat1.1, whole genome shotgun sequence genome:
- the GNPDA1 gene encoding glucosamine-6-phosphate isomerase 1, producing MKLIILDHYSQASEWAAKYIRNRIIQFNPGPDQYFTLGLPTGSTPIGCYKKLIEYYKNGDLSFKYVKTFNMDEYVGLPRDHPESYHSFMWNNFFKHIDICPENTHILDGNAPDLQAECDAFEEKIKAAGGIELFVGGIGPDGHIAFNEPGSSLVSRTRVKTLAMDTILANARFFDGDLTKVPTMALTVGVGTLMDAREVMILITGAHKAFALYKAIEEGVSHMWTVSAFQQHPRTVFVCDEDATLELKVKTVKYFKGLMLVHNKLVDPLYSIKEKETENNQSPEKPYGD from the exons ATGAAGCTCATCATCCTGGACCATTATTCTCAGGCCAGTGAGTGGGCAGCCAAGTACATCAGGAATCGCATCATCCAGTTTAACCCAGGGCCAGACCAGTACTTCACCCTGGGACTTCCCACTG GGAGCACCCCAATTGGCTGCTACAAGAAGCTGATTGAGTATTATAAGAATGGAGACCTGTCCTTCAAATATGTGAAGACTTTCAACATGGATGAGTATGTGG GCCTTCCTCGAGACCACCCGGAGAGTTACCATTCCTTCATGTGGAACAACTTCTTCAAGCACATTGACATCTGCCCAGAAAACACTCACATCCTGGATGGGAATGCACCTGACCTGCAGGCCGAGTGTGACGCCTTTGAAGAGAAGATCAAAGCCGCGGGAGGGATTGAGCTGTTCGTTGGAG GCATCGGCCCCGATGGACACATCGCCTTCAATGAGCCGGGCTCCAGTCTGGTGTCCAGGACCCGTGTGAAGACTCTGGCCATGGACACCATCCTGGCCAATGCTAGGTTCTTCGATGGTGACCTCACCAAGGTGCCCACCATGGCCCTGACGGTGGGTGTGGGCACTCTCATGGATGCTAGAGAG GTGATGATCCTCATCACAGGTGCTCACAAGGCATTTGCTCTGTACAAGGCCATCGAGGAGGGGGTGAGCCACATGTGGACCGTATCTGCCTTCCAGCAGCATCCCCGCACGGTGTTTGTGTGTGACGAGGATGCCACCCTGGAGCTGAAAGTGAAAACTGTCAAGTATTTCAAAG GCCTAATGCTTGTTCATAACAAGTTGGTGGACCCCTTGTACagcatcaaagagaaagaaacagagaacaaccAGTCTCCTGAGAAACCGTATGGTGATTAG
- the LOC122219605 gene encoding cytochrome c oxidase subunit 5A, mitochondrial-like — MLCTAPHRCPVAAATAPHASPRGLPYPAPGPGSTAAATPGGSHETDGEFDAHRVTYFNKPDIDTWELCKGMNTLVGYTLVPEPKIIDAALLAYRWLNDFASAVRILEVVKDKAGPHKEIYPYVIQELRPTLNELGISTPGELGLDKV; from the coding sequence ATGCTCTGTACCGCTCCCCACCGTTGCCCTGTAGCGGCAGCTACAGCGCCCCATGCCAGCCCCAGAGGCCTCCCATACCCAGCTCCAGGTCCCGGCTCCACCGCCGCTGCTACTCCCGGGGGGTCGCATGAAACAGATGGGGAGTTTGATGCTCACCGGGTGACATACTTCAACAAGCCAGATATTGACACCTGGGAATTGTGTAAAGGGATGAACACGCTTGTTGGCTATACTCTGGTTCCAGAACCTAAAATCATTGATGCTGCTTTGCTGGCATACAGATGGTTAAATGATTTTGCTAGTGCAGTTCGCATCCTAGAGGTTGTTAAGGACAAAGCAGGACCTCATAAGGAAATCTACCCCTATGTCATCCAGGAACTTAGACCAACTTTAAATGAACTGGGAATCTCCACTCCAGGGGAACTGGGCCTTGACAAAGTGTAA